Genomic segment of bacterium:
CTCGGCGCAGTCGGACAACGGCAGCCAGGCGAGGATCCAGCGCGCCGCCTCGTCCTCGAGGCTGCCGGCCGGGAGCGTCTCGAGCCAGGCGGCGATGCGCGGGCCGTCGAGATGGCGGGCCAGCGTGGCCTCGACGCGCGCAGCTAGCGAGTCAGCGGCGGCGCGGCGCGAGCCCGCGAGCGCAGGTGCGGCGAGCAGTGCGAGCAGGCCGAGGGCGGCGGCGATGCGGCGAACGGCGGGCATGGCGACCTCGCGAGGCTGAAGACGCCGGGCAGTCTGCGCCCGCCGCCGGAGCCGGGCAAGGGCTTTCCCGCCGCGCTTGTCCCGGCGCGGGCCGCTCTGCTAGGGTGCGGCGAGGCCAAGGAGGCGAGGGTGAAGATCGCGAGCTGGAACGTCAACGGCATCCGCGCCGTGCAGCGCAAGGGCGCGCTGGACTGGATCTGGAGCTCGGACCTCGATGCCCTCTGCGTGCAGGAGACCAAGGCGCACCCCGATCAACTCGAGCCCGCGCTCACGGCGCCGCCGGGCTGGCGTTCGCGGTGGGTGGCCGCCGAGAAGAAGGGCTACAGCGGGGTGGCCACCTTCGTGCGCGAGGGGCTGGCCGTAGCCGGCGAGCGCGCGGGCTTCGGGGTCAAGCGCTTCGATGGCGAGGGGCGCACGCTGGTCACGGACTTCGGGGCCTTTGTCCTCTACAACGTCTACTTCCCCAACGGCAAGGCCAGCGAGGAGCGCCTGGCCTACAAGCTGGGCTTCTACGCCGCCTTCCGCAGGCACGCGAACGCGCAGGTGAAGGCCGGCCGCCGCGTGGTGATCTGCGGGGACGTCAACACGGCGCACCGGCCCATCGACCTCGCGCGCCCGGAGGAGAACGAGACCGTCAGCGGCTTCCTGCCGGAGGAGCGCGCCTGGCTCGACGCCTTCACCAGGGACGGCTGGGTGGACACCTACCGCGCTCTGCACGGCGACAGGCCGGACGTCTACACCTGGTGGAGCCAGCGCTCGGGCGCGCGCCTGCGCAACATCGGCTGGCGCATCGACTACTTCTTCGTGGACGCGGCCCTGCGCCCCGCCCTGCGCGAGGCCTGGATCCGCCCGGAGATCATGGGCTCGGATCACTGCCCGCTGGGGATCGAGATTTTGCTGTAATTGGGGGCGTATTCGTGCGAGGTTTCGGCACTCCAGCCCCCCCCCCCCGTACCCACGAGGGCACTGCCACGGTAGCTGAATGAAGGAAGCACAAGTTCCCACTCGCGTCACAGCTCCCAGTCGGGCGCGGACGAAGGTCCTTGCAGATGATCGTGCGTCTATCCTTGCACGACTTGCCAGGCAAGCGCTTGGGGAAGATCCTGTTGGGTTCGCCGATTCCCAGTCCGCCATTCCTGCGCTTGCACGCGACCGCCAGCGAATGGCGCGCATCGATCGCGTCCTGAGCCAAGTTCCAACCGGACACCTTCTAAGAGCCGGCGATGCGCGAGACCTGCGTTGGATTCCTGACGCGAGCGTACACCTTGTTCTTACCTCTCCACCCTACTGGACGCTGAAGCGGTACAACGCTGTCCATGGGCAGCTCGGGCATGTTGAGAGCTACGATGCCTTCATCGCGCAACTGACCAAGGTTTGGAGCGAGTGCCTGCGCGTCCTCGTTCCGGGCGGGCGGCTGATCATTGTCGTCGGCGATGTCTGTCTCTCTAGACGGCGCTTCGGCAGGCACTTGGTCATGCCCCTGCATTCGACCATCCAGGAAAGCTGTCGTGTACTTGGCTTTGATAACTTGGCACCCATCATTTGGTACAAGATCGCGAATGCGAAGTACGAAGCAGGAAGCATCGGCGGCTTCCTAGGCAAGCCCTATGAGCCGAATGCAGTCGTCAAGAACGATGTCGAATTCATCCTTATGCAGAGGAAGCCGGGCGCGTACAGAACCCCGACCGCGGCAATGCGGGTCTTGAGTACGATCGCGAGTGCGGATCACAGCGAGTGGTTTCAGCAGGTT
This window contains:
- the xth gene encoding exodeoxyribonuclease III, giving the protein MKIASWNVNGIRAVQRKGALDWIWSSDLDALCVQETKAHPDQLEPALTAPPGWRSRWVAAEKKGYSGVATFVREGLAVAGERAGFGVKRFDGEGRTLVTDFGAFVLYNVYFPNGKASEERLAYKLGFYAAFRRHANAQVKAGRRVVICGDVNTAHRPIDLARPEENETVSGFLPEERAWLDAFTRDGWVDTYRALHGDRPDVYTWWSQRSGARLRNIGWRIDYFFVDAALRPALREAWIRPEIMGSDHCPLGIEILL
- a CDS encoding site-specific DNA-methyltransferase codes for the protein MARIDRVLSQVPTGHLLRAGDARDLRWIPDASVHLVLTSPPYWTLKRYNAVHGQLGHVESYDAFIAQLTKVWSECLRVLVPGGRLIIVVGDVCLSRRRFGRHLVMPLHSTIQESCRVLGFDNLAPIIWYKIANAKYEAGSIGGFLGKPYEPNAVVKNDVEFILMQRKPGAYRTPTAAMRVLSTIASADHSEWFQQVWQLAGASTRTHPAPFPLSVAERLVRMFSFVGDTVLDPFVGTGTTCLAAARSARDSIGVEIDPAYLEQSVARLKLALDALEGAALR